GAGATTTGAACAAAATAGTCCTAGGCGGAAGGAGAGGGCTTTAAAAGCCAGACAATGCCTTTCATGATGGGGGAAGGATCCTCACATCCACAACCTTCCCTTTCAGCCTTGTTGTCTGTCAGAAGAGGGGGAAATtaactcccaataataataataataataataaatgaaaattaaTATTGCATTGCCAACCAAGCCCTGTTACCTGCCTCCAGCAGGCTGAGAACAAAAGAAGCAGGGGGTGCTTCCCTTTCCAAGAGGGAGGGAGACCTTCCAGTGACTATGTATgacttctaaaataataataaatcaaccaGCTAACAGGCAGGTCTCCAACCCTGTTGTGAGAATTGCTGCTTGGGCTTTCAAGGGAAACAAAAGAATGGGACGCAAAAGTGTTCCAAGGAGGCTCATGCAAAGGCTGTTTTGGTGGCCCTTGGCTACTTTGGATTCTTTAGTTTGCCCTTTTTCCctggacaataaaataaataaattgacttttctgaaatgttttaaaataggtgcctggctcgatagcaatacgtgtgaaaaagatcttggggtcttcGTGGACAAgtttaacatgagccaacaatgtgatgccgtggcaaaaaaaaaaaaaagccaattggattttggcccgcatcaataggagtctagttaggttcttgtgggttttttcaggctatagagccatgttctagaggcatttctcctgacgtttcgcttgcatctatggcaagcatcctcagaggttgagagttgaccttctcaacctctgaggatgcttgacatagatgcaagcgaaacgtcaggagaaatgcctctagaacatggctctatagcccgaaaaaacccacaagaacctagtgattccagccacgaaagccttcgacaatacacaggagtctagtttctagatccagggaagacatgctaatatgataataataaaactattgtattctgccctatctccccaaggagacccagggcagattccagcataacaatggcaaacattcaatgtctacaTAAAATgtggttctggcccagcatacctgtccaaatgtatctccttctatgtcccacctcggagtttaagatcttctggggaggccctgctcttggtcccgtctCTGTTGCAAATGCACTTGgcagggactacaactcccaaactcaaggtcaatgcccaccaaacctttccagtattttctgttggtcatgggagtcctatgtgccaagtttggttcaattccattgctggaggagttcagaatgctctttgattgtaagtaaactatacatccctgcaactacaactcccaagtgacaaaatcaattttgagGGATAGTCACTCTTTAaggttaggtgtcttgtggcctaatttggtggcaattcgtccagtagtttttgagttatgttatcattcaaaatgaacagagcatttttatatagataggtaAATAACAGGCATCCGAGAGTCACTTGTAATATAAATAATtaggtttttattatttattgtgccTATACCTCTTTTTCAGGACAATAACAGCAGTTGTGAAGGAGAACGGAAGTCAAATGAGTTTGATAGATGGCTACCATGGGAAGGAGGCTCCCccaaaggtgcatctgcactgaagaattaatggaATTTGACACCAaagtgccatgactcaatgctatgataaccgcactctttggcaaagaaggctcaaaTTATTATAAAACTCCAACCCCAAGTCACCCTTTTGTCAACATCCCTGTCCAGGACTTGCAAACTCATGGCTTGCAGACTcatggccatggcttccttgacttaAGTCCATTCATCTGGAATATGgtcttcttcctttcctactgccttccagctttccaaactttttaggcaagttctgtcttctcatgatgtggccagagtatgacagcctcagtttagtcatcttgcttTGGGGCTTGTTTGTTTGTACTTTGGGCAGTGCAGGATGTCGGCGGAATTGAGACCCTCtactccaggcatgggccaacttgggccttccaggtgttttggacttcaactcctacaattcctaataggCGGtacaaatcacctggagggcccaagttggcccatgcctgctctacagggTTTCAATTGTTCTTTTCCCAGTTCAGCCTAGAGATGCCACTGGTTGGACCCAGGATCCTTTGTATGCAAAGCTCTACAATCAAACCATAACATTCATCCACAGCACTTAGCATCTTCCAGTAAAGCAACAGACACTGGGGTGCACAAAACctatttacgagggttgaatgaaaaataatgcctccaccttcccaactcctcaacagatggcagtactggtacgcggcaggtactggcttgttcaatagactctcctctacagttccattttcgcagaaagccttagcattgaacggttctgttgttaaagtgcgaagtatggaaccttgtgcagatggtcagtccatatgacttaagcaacgtgcagtcattgaattcttgacagcagaaggtgtcatcccaaaggagattcatcagagaatgcaaaccgtttatggtgattgtgttgatgtgagtactttgcattgttgggcaagtaagtttaaagctgttgaggtgggaacatctgacttgcatggcaaacaaagagttggatgtcctgtgacagcaaccactgagtttcacaagcaaaacgttggcagattgattcaggacaatagtcgtatcactcagagagaaatttcaagcataattggcatttcacaagaacacgtgggtcacattattgctttgattggctatcggaagatttgtgcatgatgggtacccggGATGCTGACGCCcaaaatgaaagcgcacagacttgaaatttcagagactgtacgacatcctccatacagtccagatttagcaccgtctgacttccatctgttcccgataatgaaagaagatctgtggggacatcattatgcttctgatgaagatgtagagagaactgtgagatgctggttgcagaaacagagtgtcgacttcttctgtaacggcttcagaaaacttgttcatcattggcaaaaatgtatccaattgtctggtgattatgtggaaaagtgaatagtggtagttaaagagcacattctgaggattatttctgcatttattaaaatattcccatccaaacccaaataaccaaggtggaggcattacttttcattcaaccctcgtatttgggTGGACAACCAAGTGAGCTGTCACTCACGGGACTTGTTTGCCTAGGTGGCTGCCATTTCCAATATATTCAGCTCTTGAGGACCAAAATCCATTTCAGGAAAGTATGAAGATAGGGATGGGTATGTTCCATCAGTAATCAGAGACTCCAAATGCATGGGACTGAAAATATTGATGTGTTTTAGCATTAGCAAACTCTTGTTGGTAATGACTGCAAGCCACAAAAACTGGACAACAAAAATTCACCCGTTTGGTCCAACTATGTTCTCTCCAGTATGGTTCCTCATTCTGCAGCTCTTTAGACATCAAGTCCCATCTCTGTGTATTCACACAACCCTCCACCCTAAATAGTCAgtcagagttggaagtgaccttgagggccattcagcccaactcccttctgccatgcaggaaaaaaacaatcaaagcacccccaacagatggccatccagcctgttcaaaagcctccaaggaaggagcctgcttcacactccgaggcagagagttccactgttgagcagctcttcttacaatcaggaagttcttcctaatgttcaagtggaatctctttcctgtcgattgaacccattgctccattgagtccaGAAAACGAGCCAGCttcttcttccttatgacagcctttcacatagttaaacatggctatcatgtcagctCTCAGGCTTCTTTTTTCCAacctaaacagacccagctctttaagctgctcttcagaaGGATTCGTGCTAtccaggcctttgatcattttagttgccctcctctagacacgtTCCAGCAAGAAGACAGAAAGTCTCTAATGGGAAGTTACTTTTACCATGGGAAATAAtggccttaaagcagtggttcccaacctgtgggctgtggcccacctaaaataaggtcaatggctctagattattaaatatggttttctgagaGAGAacagatagaatcaaagagttggaagagacctcatgggccatccagtccaaccccattctgccaagaagcaggaatattgcattcaaatcacccctgacagatggccatccagcctctgtttaaaagcttccaaagaaggagcctccaccacactccggggcagagagtgccactgctgaacagctctcacagtcaggaagttcttcctcgtgttcagatggaatctcctctcttgtagtttgaagccattgttccattgcgtcctagtctccagggaagcagaaaacaagctttctccctcctccctgtggcttcctctcacatatttatacatggctatcatatctcctctcagccttctcttcttcgggctaaacatgcccagctccttaagccactcctcatagggcttgttctccagatccttgatcattttagtcaccctcctctggacacatttcagcttgtcaatatctctcttgaattgtggtgcccagaattggacacaatattccaggtgtggtataaccagagcagaatagaggggtagcatgacttccctagatctagacactatgctcctcttgatgcaggccaaaatcccattggcttttttgccgccacatcataatttttgctcatgtttaacttgttatccacatgGTGActagtggatggcatatgttctgtatctgaaactagagctgatgtggtctatccattgcaatttttctgaatcagcgctccaaataaccaaaccgaatctaaagttgaccttttggtactaatgttggagagtggtccctggtcaaaatgctcCCTGGTCAAGAAAGGGTTGGGAAGCACTGCCTTAAAGCAAGACTCTTCATTCAGTCTGCCTGTCTCCTCTCCAATAAAAAAGCAatacaaagtccttgcagacttatTATTAAGGAATGCAGGATATCATAAGGAAAGCGTATTGGGCATTTTGAAGTATTATAGTAAAGAGGGTTTCCCCCCCTCAAAACTAGGCTGACGTTTCTTTTGGTGTGACTTTCATCAGAATtcaacatttgtggatttgactttCGCAGATCTGATTGAAAATATCAAAAGAATCGCTAGGtcagcgcttctcaacctgggggtcgggactcctgggggggaggttgtgagggggtttcagaggggttgccaaagaacatcagaaaacatatactagcattgggttgttgtaggttttttcaggctatatggccatgttctagaggcattctctcctgacgtttcgcctgcatctatggcaagcattctcaaaggttgtgaggtcacaacctcacaacctctgaggatgcttgccatagagatgcaggcaaaacgtcaggagggaatgcctctagaacatggccatataacccggaaaaaaaccctacaacaacccagtgattccagccatgaaagccttcgacaatgtataTACtggtatttctgatggtcttaggaatagtttggcagagaaagttgaagatctctccaccggtccttcttttcctttttggaaacaagacagcgaatcctcccacggAAAGCCCTCCGCCGCTTTGATTGGCTGGCCTCAcggccaaagggagggctgtttctgagaccccaagtggtgaggggagagcaggcatgcccgGTGCATGGCcacgtggtgcgcatgtgcaggtgagggagagcgtgcgaggctggagagaggctcgcaccagtgagtcccttcaaggcagggggcttctgggtgggaaatttggtccaattctatcattggtaggattcagaatgcgctttgattgtaagtaaattataaatcccagcaactacaactcccaaatgtcaaggtctattttccctagactccaccagtgttcacatttgggtgtattgaggattcttgccaagtttggtccacagtgctctctggatgtcagtgaactacaactcccaaactcaaagtcaatgcccactaaaccctttcagtattttctgttggttatgggagttctgtgtgccaagtttggttcaattccatcactggtggggttcggagtgctctttgattggaattgaactattaatcccagaaactacaactcccaaataacaacctCAAtgtctccccccaaccccactagtattcaaattttggcgtatcaggtatttgtgccaaatttggtccagtaaatgaaaatacagcggttgggggggggggaggaaggggtctgagactattaggaattgtgggagttgaaatccaaaacatctggagggcccaagtttgcacaatCCTCATACATACAGGCATCaagtctgcaaatgtggagggccaccTGTGTTATAAATCAGCTCTAAAACATCCGAACGCCATCCCCTCCCTCACCCAGCTTTCTTCAGAATCCGGTCCTTTCTATTTTATTCCCTGTGTGGACTTTCAAATGTGTGATGAGCATGGAGCGCAGTTGGAAGGCCTTCCCACACTCAGGACATCCAtggggcttctcccctgtgtggatcctcaAATGCTCCGCCAGGAGGACACTCCCGCCAAAGGTCTTCCCGCACTCCAGGCACTGGTTGGGCTTGTCGCCCGTGTGAACTGCCTGGTGGCGGATGAGCTGCTGGCTCACTGTGAACCCTTTCCCACATTCTAGACACTTGTAAGGCTTCTCGCCCGTGTGGACTCGCCGGTGCGTGATGACTTGGGAGCTGTTGCAGAAGCGCTTGCCGCACTCGGGGCACTGGAagggcttctcccccgtgtgggcCCGCTCGTGCCGGATGAGATCCGAGCTGATGCTGAAGCTCTTCCCGCAGTAGGAGCACTTGAACGGCTTGACGCCCGTGTGGATCTTTTGGTGGTTTTTGAGGTGGGACCTCTGGCGGAAGGTCTGCCCACAGTCCCCGCACTTGTAGGGCTTCTCCCCGGAGTGGGTCCTCTCGTGCTCGATGAGTTGCGTGGTCACCGGGAAGCCCTTCCCACACTCCTTGCATTGGTAGGgcctctcccctgtgtgggtcctttggtggACAACCAGGGTGGACTTGGAGCGGAAGCTGCGCCCACAGTGAGGACACTTGTagggcttctctccagtgtggactCTCTCGTGGGCCAGCAGGCCCGTCCTCCGGCTGAAGGTCTTCCCGCACGTTCTGCACGTCGCCTCCTGCTTATCCTTGGAAACTTTCTTTGCAGGTTCACCAAGGAAGCTTGAGGCTTCACCAAGCGGAAAGGTTTCCTCCGGGTCTTTTTCCAGCCACTCCTCTGAACCAGGCTGGTTCAAATgtacatcttcctcctcttcagacAGAGGGTaggctcctttttctttctcatccACATCCACAGGTTTCATACATATCAGATCTGGCTCCTCAGTCTCACTCGACTGCCCATCACctgaggaaaaaaacaacaacaagtaatcccattattaaacaatcaggcacatctaatcacctctcaacaaaagattcccccaggcactgccaagccatcaaatgctaatcaaagtggtcagctgaaacattcacacctagctccagcagacaagagtcctttgtcccacccgggctatagggccatgatctagaggcattctagatctagttttgcctgtatctatggcaagcatcctcagaggttgtgaggatgctggAACTAGTCACTGTGCATTGTAtgaggttatccagaaagtaaggctaCAAGATTTTTAAATAAGTATATATATGAGTATACAGTATGtatacatgatgttttggtgcttaatttgtaaaatcataacgtaatttgatgtttaataggcttttccttaatgccttcttattatctaacattttcgcttatccaacataaatgagctggcagaacactggataagcaaaaatgttggataataaggaggtaataaggaaaagcctattaaccatcaaattatgttatgattttacaaattaagcaccaaaacatcatgttttacaacaaatcgacagaaaaagcagttcagtatatgGTAATtactgtagtaattactgtatttatgaatttagcaccaaaacagacaagggttctttctttctcctaccctgaacTGCATAATCTGGAATGTTGGATACgtgaaagttggataagtgagactctactgtcttTTAATCAaacttacattatattatattattattattattattattattattattattatatattcaacttgtataccgctactcccaatttggcttggagcggtttacagaaacagattaaaacaatacatttagctttaaaataaccataacaataacaataggcagcaACAACAGGCATAGCCCGGATTGTTCACcctcaaaagcttgtcggaaaagaaaggttttacaggctttctgaaaagaaAGTAGGTCTCGGATGCTTCGggtttcaaccggcaaggcattccataaagaaggggccacgatcgagaaggTTCTATGCCTAGTAAATGACAAATGATAGgtccggatgttagggactgcaagcagattttggtcttcagaccggagtaatctctggggttggtagggggataagcgggcccttaggtacgccggccccagaccatataaggccttaaaggttagtaccagcaccttgaaagtgatccgtcACTCAAtaggtagccagtgcagctgttggagaattggggtaATATGACACCTCTCCGGCACCCtggcaagaatcatagaattatagaatcaaagagttggaagagatctcatgggccatccagtccaaccccctgccaagaagcaggaatattgcattcaaatcacccctgacagatggccatccagcctctgtttaaaagcttccaaagaaagatgagccgccgcattttgcaccagcttcagtttccggatcactgacaaaagaaggccaatgtagagggcgttacagtagtcaagcctcgaaatgaccgtcgcctggatcaccgtagccaggtcgttcctagacaggaagggagccagtcgcctagcctgatgtagatggaaaaacgcagatctgctcacagcagagacctgggcctccattgtgagcagcgggtccaataagacaccaagactttttacagaagatgaTGGACCTgctacatggattgtagcataggtattacattatttttccacataatcaccatccagcttctaaacagaggctggatggccatctgttgggggtgctttgaatgcaattttcctgcttcttggcagaatggggttggactggatggaccatgaggtctcttccaattctatgattctatgatttgtttatttgtggtttttcatttcACATGGATCCTATGCCCCTGACCCCAGGGATGTGGAGGGCTAACTCTATGCAGTCCCATTGGAAGGCATTCCAGGGCTTTTAGAGCATCTAATTCTGGCTTGGGAGAAATCCCTACCAATACAGACGGCAGCCTCCGTGTCCTCCTCCTTGACCTCCACATCAAAGTCCATATCCGCAGCCTTTGAGGGAAGTCCTTCAGCTTCACGGGAATTCATTGGCATGTGCGGGTAAACCACCTGAAAAATAGAAACATAGATTCAGAGTTTGCAACGTCTGTTTATACAGCAGGATGGATTTCCCCCCCGGTGACCAAGATTTGCTTTCATCTGGCATCACATAACTATTTGCAAGGCAactcttgccttcatctcatCCCTCTCTTCTGTGAAAATGGAAACCACTTATGAGGTTCTACCTTCCAGAATTGTTGGAAGAAGAAACGGTCATGTTTCAAAGCCATTTGTTTTGGTAAAagtgtcctattttttcttctaTTGATGAGATCACAAAGGTTTTCTCTCTTTGTCTCAAATGGACAAGCGCCAAAAAGAATGGAGGAAAAATGAGAAGGCGATGTTCTTTTTCcaagccatattgttttgatgttgtttacaattgtaatggtttttatattttatctgatgcttttaattggTTGTGTTTATTTGTAGTTTTTGGGCTTCTCCCttgtaagctaccccgagtccccttgaggagatggttgttgttgttgttgttgttgtttacttaaATTTGATcctactcaaggcagcttatggGAACTCAAGCTATAATCTTGAATGGAAGGGGGAACTCAAGCTATAagctaggtgctcttactgcctattacagggaaaaccaatccccaacccatctaaaacacagacatgtgcctttcatctcaagaacagagaagcatcccaagctctgaagatcacctgggaaggaatcccactggagcattgcagcgcacccaaatacctgggagtcactctggaccgtgctcttacctacaagaagcactgcctgaacatcaagcaaaaagtgggcactagaaacaacatcatacgaaagctgactggcacaatctagggatcacaaccagatacagtgaagatatctgcccttgcgctatgctactctgctgctgagtatgcatgcccagtgtggaacacatctcaccacactaaaacagtagatgtggctcttaatgagacatgctgcattatcacggggtgtctgcgccccacaccactggagaaattacactgcttagccggtattgcaccacctgacatccgctgggaagtagcagccaatagtgaaaggaccaaggcagagacacctccagctcatcccctgtttgggtatcagccagcacgtcaacgacttaaatctagacatagttttctaagatctacagagacactctctggaacacctcagcaagcgagagtccaaaagtggcaggctcaaacccagagcctcaatcaatggctgatgagagactcccccctgggcacacagaggactgggagacttggaaggcgctgaacagactgcactctggcaccacgagatgcagagccaaccttcagaaatgggaccacaaagtggaatcctcgacatgtgagtgtggaaaggagcaaaccactgaccacctgctgcaatgcaacctgagccctgccacctgcacaatagaggaccttcttgcagcaacaccagaagcactccaagtggccagatactggtcaaaggacatttaaccagctaccaaactcacacattttgtattctgtattttgtatttttgtattttgtctatttgtttgctttgttctgttagaaatgcaatataactgactggttgctgatgactcgataaataaataaataaatagcttgaaTGGAGTGGTCTTAGAGTGAAAGGGTATGAGCCCAGAATCAACCTATTGACATCTcagtctctaggaatctctaggtcctccaatgcgaCTCTATAGTCAGGTCCCAGTGGAAATTCACCATACATTCTTACTGGAAGACCTAGGAATTCACAGAGAGGTGTTCTCCTAGGTAAAATACCCAGCAATTTCATCAttcgtggtttttcactttcacagggccCTGACCCCAATAAATGTGGAAGGCTCATTGTATCTTGTCTTGCAaccctctacagcaggcatgggcacactttgatcctccaggtgttttggacttcaactctcacaattcccaacagcagctgttaggaattgtgggagttcaaatccaaaacacctggaggggcaatgTTTGCCTGCGCCTGCACTACAGACTGCCAAGGATAGAAACTTGCCCTCACCTGTTTGTCCCACTGCCCATCTTCCTGTCGCCTCTGCAGGAAGTCCTCAGCCAAAGCCACAGCCTCGGCGCAGCTCTCAGGATCGTTCTCCTTGACCCAGCTTAGCATCTCTGGAGGGAGGatggccaggaactgctccaggatcaacAGCTCCAGGATCTCTTCCTTGGCGTGCCTCTCGGGCTTCAGCCACCGGTGGCAAAGGTACCAGAGCTGGCTGCACACCTTGCGGGGCCCCTCAGCCTCCAGGTAGCAGAACTGCCGGAAGTTCAGCCGCTGCCTTTCCATGGTGGCAGCATCCGTTCCCGAGGGCTCCTCTCGTACGGCCGTGTCATCTCCTTGGTGCTTCAAAGAGGTGTAGACAGCCTGGGATTCCCTACTGGGGCCCTGCACAAGTGGGCTAGGAGAAACATCTCCCTCCAAGAAAGGCAGGAAAGCCTTTATGTCGTCCCACGGAGACGGCATCA
This genomic interval from Anolis sagrei isolate rAnoSag1 chromosome 2, rAnoSag1.mat, whole genome shotgun sequence contains the following:
- the LOC132766073 gene encoding zinc finger protein 397-like, with the translated sequence MASGEDLSAPEDLQLQSLEVDGVLIKVGAIASDLTFSNPAERLERPGKSHCGNKQKGMENLPNCKGESPVKLPSQNSQLLMPSPWDDIKAFLPFLEGDVSPSPLVQGPSRESQAVYTSLKHQGDDTAVREEPSGTDAATMERQRLNFRQFCYLEAEGPRKVCSQLWYLCHRWLKPERHAKEEILELLILEQFLAILPPEMLSWVKENDPESCAEAVALAEDFLQRRQEDGQWDKQVVYPHMPMNSREAEGLPSKAADMDFDVEVKEEDTEAAVCIGDGQSSETEEPDLICMKPVDVDEKEKGAYPLSEEEEDVHLNQPGSEEWLEKDPEETFPLGEASSFLGEPAKKVSKDKQEATCRTCGKTFSRRTGLLAHERVHTGEKPYKCPHCGRSFRSKSTLVVHQRTHTGERPYQCKECGKGFPVTTQLIEHERTHSGEKPYKCGDCGQTFRQRSHLKNHQKIHTGVKPFKCSYCGKSFSISSDLIRHERAHTGEKPFQCPECGKRFCNSSQVITHRRVHTGEKPYKCLECGKGFTVSQQLIRHQAVHTGDKPNQCLECGKTFGGSVLLAEHLRIHTGEKPHGCPECGKAFQLRSMLITHLKVHTGNKIERTGF